From the genome of Campylobacter magnus, one region includes:
- a CDS encoding NYN domain-containing protein — MQTSKCALFIDCENVPVSFLPQIISALEPFNVCSKKAYANWQISTPWSQILDKFGIEPVQIFHKGLKNSSDLRLSLDCLQMAYERTDITHFALVTSDSDFRHLVFKLLDLGREVLGFGESKTDNDFAGIFTTFHLLKAPELKIQAKEKIQNKVDKSEQDDFLKAIIWACAGFEGFTEINKINSKMIAHFGKDWGIRKTSFKSWARFFKLYSAFFDICYEDEEKHTGMSVRLKENALLKI; from the coding sequence ATGCAAACTTCCAAATGCGCTTTATTTATTGATTGTGAAAATGTTCCGGTATCGTTTTTGCCACAGATTATTTCAGCCTTAGAGCCTTTTAATGTGTGTTCTAAAAAAGCCTATGCAAACTGGCAGATTTCTACACCTTGGAGCCAAATTTTAGACAAGTTTGGCATAGAACCTGTGCAGATTTTTCACAAAGGGCTTAAAAACTCTAGCGATTTGCGCCTTAGCTTGGATTGTTTGCAAATGGCGTATGAAAGGACTGATATCACTCACTTTGCTTTGGTTACTAGCGATAGTGATTTTAGGCATTTGGTCTTTAAGCTACTTGATTTGGGGCGTGAGGTTTTAGGCTTTGGCGAGAGCAAGACTGATAATGACTTTGCTGGGATTTTTACTACTTTTCATCTGCTAAAAGCACCTGAGCTAAAAATACAAGCAAAAGAAAAAATACAAAACAAAGTAGATAAGAGCGAACAAGATGACTTTTTAAAAGCTATTATTTGGGCTTGCGCTGGCTTTGAGGGCTTTACTGAGATAAACAAAATCAACTCAAAAATGATAGCTCATTTTGGCAAAGACTGGGGGATAAGAAAAACCTCTTTTAAAAGCTGGGCGAGGTTTTTTAAGCTATATTCGGCATTTTTTGATATTTGCTACGAAGATGAAGAAAAGCACACCGGCATGAGCGTGCGACTAAAAGAAAACGCTCTTTTAAAAATATAA
- a CDS encoding hydrogenase maturation nickel metallochaperone HypA/HybF has translation MHELSIVQDLLKVCDTNATEQGASSVKRVEIQIGKLSGVEPHYLKKAFDAFKVGGHCSDAELIIEIQDIIVRCCQCGREGTIMANEFVCPMCGSRELVVIKGEDLVLMRLELEK, from the coding sequence ATGCATGAATTATCAATAGTCCAAGACCTGCTAAAAGTATGTGATACAAATGCCACAGAACAAGGTGCATCGTCTGTAAAAAGAGTAGAAATCCAAATCGGCAAGTTAAGTGGTGTGGAACCACACTATCTAAAAAAGGCCTTTGATGCTTTTAAAGTAGGTGGGCATTGTAGTGATGCTGAACTAATAATAGAAATCCAAGATATCATCGTGCGTTGCTGCCAGTGCGGCAGAGAGGGCACTATCATGGCAAATGAGTTTGTCTGCCCGATGTGTGGTAGCAGAGAGCTTGTGGTGATAAAAGGCGAGGATTTGGTTTTGATGCGCTTAGAGCTTGAGAAATGA
- a CDS encoding sugar transferase, whose product MKYLKKRIRAIFLPQNQRRKSLIDKLLVLVTSPAWLPVMFIISVILKLKEPKEPVFFIQNRLGQHGKVFKCLKFRTMRSDQSFMDEFLRQNPDEAAYYAKYHKFINDPRISAFGAFLRKSSLDELPQLINVLLGEMSLVGPRPYMVNERHEMKGFLSGILLIRPGITGLWQISGRSNTSFRSRLRIDLLYIKNWSLLFDFEIMIKTIFAVLKSKGAS is encoded by the coding sequence ATGAAATATTTAAAGAAACGCATTAGAGCCATTTTTTTACCGCAAAATCAGCGCAGAAAAAGCCTAATTGATAAGCTTTTGGTGCTAGTTACTAGTCCTGCTTGGCTGCCTGTAATGTTCATAATTTCTGTAATTTTAAAGCTAAAAGAGCCTAAAGAGCCTGTGTTTTTCATCCAAAACCGCCTAGGACAACACGGCAAGGTCTTTAAATGCTTGAAATTTCGCACAATGAGAAGCGATCAGAGCTTTATGGATGAGTTTTTGCGCCAAAATCCAGATGAGGCTGCGTATTACGCAAAATATCATAAGTTTATAAATGACCCTAGGATTAGTGCTTTTGGGGCGTTTTTGCGCAAAAGCAGCCTTGATGAGCTCCCACAGCTTATAAATGTGCTTTTAGGTGAGATGAGCCTAGTAGGGCCTAGACCTTATATGGTAAATGAACGCCACGAAATGAAGGGCTTTTTGTCTGGGATTTTGCTAATTCGCCCAGGCATCACTGGGCTATGGCAGATCAGCGGACGCTCAAACACTAGCTTTCGCTCTCGCCTTAGAATAGACCTGCTTTATATCAAAAACTGGAGCCTGCTCTTTGATTTTGAGATTATGATAAAAACGATATTTGCTGTGCTAAAAAGCAAGGGGGCAAGCTAG
- the nusA gene encoding transcription termination factor NusA — MEKIADIIESIANEKGLEYADVAERIKTAFIQTAKKVIGEGLEYDVQIDKASKELRLYEHILVVADDDERLDETHFISLKKARQIDKSLEIGDSLNYELNLENYGRTAAAALSKEIEYHIGKLIDDKVYEKYTALIGSLVIGVVTSVGNDETTFVEVGETKTLMSRKNRIKDEKFKVGDTIKALIRSVHFDKRLGIKIELTRTSPKFLEALLKAGVPEIKEGSVIIQNSARIPGKKAKVAFFSTSPNVDAVGTAVGVKGVRINAVSKELNGENIDAIEYSADPAIFVARALSPARIISVKIEDKKAVVMIDAEQKSKAIGQAGINIRLASMLTGYEIELIESGSSEHKDNEEGLKNLKALFGEE, encoded by the coding sequence ATGGAAAAAATCGCAGATATAATAGAATCAATAGCAAATGAAAAAGGACTAGAATACGCAGATGTCGCTGAGCGCATAAAAACAGCCTTTATCCAAACAGCCAAAAAAGTAATAGGCGAAGGGCTAGAATACGATGTCCAAATAGACAAAGCCAGCAAAGAACTACGCCTTTATGAGCATATTTTAGTAGTCGCAGATGATGATGAGAGGCTTGATGAGACGCATTTTATCAGCCTAAAAAAAGCTAGGCAAATTGATAAAAGCCTAGAAATCGGCGACTCTTTAAACTACGAACTAAACCTAGAAAACTACGGCCGCACCGCAGCTGCTGCCCTCTCAAAAGAAATAGAATACCACATCGGCAAGCTAATCGATGATAAAGTGTATGAAAAATACACCGCTTTAATAGGCAGCTTAGTAATCGGCGTGGTTACAAGCGTGGGAAATGACGAGACGACCTTTGTAGAAGTTGGCGAGACAAAAACGCTAATGAGCCGCAAAAACCGCATAAAAGATGAGAAATTCAAAGTCGGCGATACCATAAAAGCACTTATTCGCAGCGTGCATTTTGACAAGCGTTTGGGTATCAAAATCGAGCTTACTCGCACCTCGCCAAAGTTTTTAGAAGCTCTTTTAAAAGCTGGGGTACCTGAGATAAAAGAAGGTAGCGTAATCATCCAAAATAGCGCAAGAATTCCTGGCAAAAAGGCAAAAGTAGCGTTCTTTTCAACCAGTCCAAATGTAGATGCTGTAGGCACTGCTGTGGGAGTAAAAGGCGTGAGAATAAACGCTGTTAGCAAAGAGCTAAATGGTGAAAACATAGACGCAATCGAGTATAGCGCAGACCCTGCGATTTTTGTCGCGCGCGCGCTTAGCCCAGCTCGCATCATCAGCGTAAAAATCGAAGATAAAAAAGCTGTGGTAATGATAGATGCTGAACAAAAAAGCAAGGCCATAGGCCAAGCAGGCATAAACATCCGCCTAGCTAGCATGCTCACAGGCTACGAAATAGAGCTTATAGAGAGCGGCAGCAGCGAGCACAAAGACAACGAAGAAGGCCTAAAAAATCTAAAAGCTCTTTTTGGCGAAGAGTGA
- a CDS encoding lysophospholipid acyltransferase family protein, with protein sequence MKNKFVLKIAEYIITALLRLIFFTCKKTFKGAPPSEPFILLFWHDRLAFMPFLRQDFIQKTCQKDFYVVISQHGDGELITRIISHFGIKAVRGSSKKGAVSAMIAALKVLKNGDNLVITPDGPRGPRHSISDGCVTIPQKTGAKLVAVSYSSSSSWHFKSWDRMELPKPFSKVEFVIGEAFSVDGLDPHAAKEKIAQEFAKIKSF encoded by the coding sequence TTGAAAAATAAATTTGTTTTAAAAATCGCTGAGTACATCATCACTGCTTTACTAAGACTGATATTTTTTACTTGTAAAAAGACCTTTAAAGGCGCACCGCCAAGTGAGCCCTTTATCTTGTTGTTTTGGCACGACCGCCTAGCTTTTATGCCGTTTTTGCGCCAAGATTTTATCCAAAAAACTTGCCAAAAAGACTTTTATGTAGTTATCTCTCAGCACGGCGATGGCGAGCTGATTACGCGCATTATTAGCCATTTTGGCATAAAAGCCGTGCGAGGCAGCAGCAAAAAAGGTGCTGTATCAGCCATGATAGCAGCCCTAAAAGTGCTAAAAAACGGCGATAATCTAGTAATCACCCCAGATGGCCCAAGGGGGCCTAGGCACTCTATTAGCGATGGCTGTGTAACTATACCGCAAAAAACAGGCGCAAAGCTAGTAGCAGTAAGCTATAGCTCAAGTAGTTCGTGGCATTTTAAAAGCTGGGATAGGATGGAGCTTCCTAAGCCTTTTTCAAAGGTTGAGTTTGTGATTGGAGAGGCTTTTAGCGTTGATGGGCTTGATCCCCATGCGGCAAAAGAAAAAATTGCGCAAGAATTTGCTAAAATAAAGAGTTTTTAA
- a CDS encoding glycosyltransferase, producing the protein MENVKKALVCDWLDVYSGAERCIEQFNKLYDFDIFALVDFMSADDRQLVLGGKTVSTTFIQKLPFAKRFFRHYLPLFSRAIESIDLREYELVLSSSHCVAKNILTDATQLHISYMYSPTRYAWDMKELYLEGQNALLRPFIAELLYRFRIWDGSCANRSDKIIAISHFIASRIKKIYGRDAAVIYPPVNTGDFRLQEKKDDYFITCGRLVGYKRTDLLVRAFNESGLKLVVVGDGEQMSELKAIAKPNVELLGKVSKDELVKLLGSARGFVYAGVEDFGIAALEAMSCGTPVIAYDKGGVAESVKGSQKGGFGSSGVLFSAQNESSLNTAIKASFELDYDPAKLSAYAKTFSNENFRKNINEYLKKEYEIFKETH; encoded by the coding sequence ATGGAAAATGTAAAAAAGGCTTTGGTTTGCGACTGGCTTGATGTGTATAGCGGTGCTGAGAGATGCATTGAGCAGTTTAACAAACTCTATGATTTTGATATTTTTGCGCTTGTGGATTTTATGAGTGCTGATGATAGGCAGCTCGTGCTTGGCGGCAAAACTGTTAGCACTACTTTTATCCAAAAGCTTCCTTTTGCTAAGCGTTTTTTTAGGCATTATTTGCCGCTGTTTAGTAGAGCGATTGAGAGCATTGACCTGCGTGAATATGAGCTTGTGCTCTCATCCTCTCACTGCGTAGCAAAAAATATTCTAACAGACGCCACTCAGCTTCACATCAGCTACATGTATAGCCCTACTCGCTATGCTTGGGATATGAAAGAGCTGTATTTAGAAGGACAAAATGCGCTTTTAAGGCCTTTTATCGCTGAGCTTTTATATCGCTTTCGCATTTGGGATGGCAGCTGTGCAAATAGAAGCGACAAAATCATTGCTATTTCGCACTTTATCGCCTCTCGTATCAAAAAAATCTATGGCAGAGACGCAGCTGTAATCTACCCGCCTGTAAACACTGGTGATTTTAGATTACAAGAGAAAAAAGATGATTATTTCATCACTTGTGGGCGACTTGTGGGGTATAAAAGGACTGATTTGCTAGTGCGTGCTTTCAATGAAAGTGGCTTAAAGCTAGTGGTGGTAGGTGATGGAGAGCAAATGAGCGAGCTAAAAGCTATCGCAAAACCAAATGTAGAACTGCTTGGTAAGGTTAGCAAAGATGAGCTTGTAAAACTGCTTGGCAGCGCTAGGGGCTTTGTGTATGCTGGGGTTGAGGACTTTGGAATAGCTGCTTTGGAGGCTATGAGCTGTGGCACACCTGTTATTGCCTACGATAAAGGTGGCGTGGCTGAGAGCGTAAAGGGCTCGCAAAAAGGCGGCTTTGGTAGTTCTGGCGTGCTTTTTAGCGCTCAAAATGAAAGCAGTCTAAATACGGCTATAAAAGCTAGTTTTGAGCTTGATTACGACCCAGCAAAGCTAAGTGCCTATGCTAAAACTTTTAGCAATGAAAACTTTAGAAAAAATATAAATGAATATTTGAAAAAAGAATATGAAATATTTAAAGAAACGCATTAG
- the miaB gene encoding tRNA (N6-isopentenyl adenosine(37)-C2)-methylthiotransferase MiaB, producing MKLFVRTLGCAMNVKDSEHFISQLKDDYELCDSPNDADLVLINTCSVREKPVQKLFSELGALHRDMKSGAKLGVCGCTASHLGEAIIKRAPYVSFVLGARNVSLIKEAVATPRFVRTSIENDETNFEFENSYSSNPYKSYINIMVGCDKKCTYCIVPHTRGDELSVPKSIILAEARKVAESGAKEICLLGQNVNNYGKRFSSEQEKIDFSDLLCELCEIKGIERIRFTSPHPLHMDDKFLEVFSTQPKICKSIHMPLQSGSTAILKAMKRGYSKEWFLNRASRLRELCGDKLSISTDIIVAFPGESDADFKDTMDVIEKVRFEQIFSFKYSPRPLTPAANMEQIEPKIASERLSHLQSRHNEILDDITNSKVGEVMSVYFDELRAGGKAAGRSDNNFAVAVKGSEELLGKVCDVRITSAQRMLLSGELA from the coding sequence TTGAAGTTATTTGTTCGCACGCTTGGCTGTGCGATGAATGTCAAAGACTCAGAGCATTTCATCTCACAGCTAAAAGACGACTATGAGCTTTGTGATAGTCCAAATGATGCTGATTTAGTGCTGATTAACACTTGTTCTGTGCGTGAAAAACCAGTTCAAAAGCTCTTTAGCGAACTAGGCGCACTTCACAGAGATATGAAAAGTGGAGCGAAGCTTGGCGTGTGTGGCTGCACGGCCTCTCACCTTGGAGAGGCTATAATAAAGCGCGCGCCGTATGTAAGTTTCGTGCTTGGGGCTAGAAATGTAAGCCTTATCAAAGAGGCTGTTGCTACACCACGCTTTGTGCGAACGAGCATAGAAAATGACGAAACAAACTTTGAGTTTGAAAACTCGTATAGCTCAAATCCTTACAAAAGCTACATAAACATCATGGTAGGCTGCGATAAAAAATGCACCTACTGCATAGTGCCACACACCAGAGGAGACGAGCTAAGCGTGCCAAAAAGCATTATTTTAGCCGAGGCCAGAAAGGTGGCTGAAAGTGGGGCAAAAGAGATTTGCCTACTAGGACAAAATGTAAATAACTACGGCAAACGTTTTTCTAGCGAGCAAGAAAAAATAGATTTTAGCGACTTACTCTGCGAACTTTGCGAGATAAAGGGCATTGAGCGAATTCGCTTTACTAGCCCGCATCCACTTCACATGGATGATAAATTCCTTGAAGTTTTTAGCACTCAGCCAAAAATCTGCAAAAGCATTCACATGCCATTACAATCAGGCTCAACAGCTATTTTAAAAGCGATGAAAAGAGGCTACAGCAAAGAGTGGTTTTTAAATAGAGCTAGCAGATTAAGAGAGCTTTGTGGTGATAAACTCTCAATCAGCACTGATATCATCGTGGCTTTCCCTGGAGAGAGCGATGCGGACTTTAAAGACACCATGGATGTCATTGAAAAGGTGCGTTTTGAGCAGATTTTTAGCTTCAAATACTCGCCTCGCCCGCTAACTCCGGCTGCAAATATGGAGCAAATAGAACCAAAAATCGCTAGTGAGCGTCTAAGCCACCTGCAATCTCGCCATAATGAAATACTTGATGATATAACAAACTCTAAGGTAGGCGAGGTGATGAGCGTGTATTTTGATGAGCTAAGAGCTGGCGGTAAGGCGGCTGGCAGAAGTGATAATAACTTTGCTGTGGCAGTAAAAGGTAGCGAAGAGCTACTTGGCAAGGTCTGCGATGTTCGCATCACAAGCGCACAGCGCATGTTGCTAAGTGGCGAGCTAGCGTAG
- the trmA gene encoding tRNA (uridine(54)-C5)-methyltransferase TrmA — MNTALCSSFGSCASCVLELDYKSQKELKIARTKELFSGIWQACGFAGECCFFDTNESGFRSRAEFRLWHDESGVHYAMNGADKKPVIIETCSIVDTKISALMPRILEKINRNSSLKERIFGCEFVASSDEVLAILLYHKDIESIKAELENLANELKISLIARSKGKKLVFGSEILNQKITVNSKTLSYKISPDGFIQPNASANEKMLNFVYSKLANHDKKDLCELYCGHGNFSVALAPLFRKALATEINKASTALAKQNAEQNGVKNLEFARLSADEFAKALRAEREFKRLKHLELSSYDFSHILVDPPRAGCDESVLNLMMEFQNIIYISCSQASLRRDLDLLVKTHKITDFALFDQFAHTNHIESIVLLKKIKFLA; from the coding sequence ATGAATACTGCGCTTTGTAGCTCTTTTGGCTCTTGTGCGAGCTGTGTTTTGGAGCTTGATTACAAAAGCCAAAAAGAGCTAAAAATCGCCCGCACAAAAGAGCTTTTTAGTGGTATTTGGCAGGCTTGCGGTTTTGCTGGTGAGTGCTGTTTTTTTGATACAAATGAGAGTGGCTTTCGCTCGCGCGCTGAGTTTAGGCTCTGGCATGATGAGAGCGGAGTTCATTACGCTATGAATGGGGCGGATAAAAAGCCTGTGATCATAGAGACTTGCTCTATTGTGGATACTAAAATCTCAGCTCTAATGCCAAGGATTTTAGAAAAAATAAATAGGAATTCTAGTTTAAAAGAGCGTATTTTTGGCTGTGAGTTTGTAGCTAGCAGTGATGAAGTGCTAGCGATTTTGCTTTATCACAAGGATATAGAGAGTATAAAAGCCGAGCTTGAAAACCTAGCTAACGAGCTTAAAATAAGCTTAATTGCTCGCTCAAAGGGTAAAAAACTTGTCTTTGGCTCTGAGATTTTAAATCAAAAAATAACTGTGAATTCCAAAACTCTAAGCTATAAAATCAGCCCTGATGGCTTTATCCAGCCAAATGCTAGTGCTAATGAAAAAATGCTAAATTTCGTGTATTCAAAACTTGCTAATCATGATAAAAAGGATCTTTGCGAGCTTTACTGCGGGCATGGTAATTTTAGCGTGGCACTTGCGCCGCTTTTTCGCAAGGCTTTAGCCACTGAGATAAACAAAGCTAGCACTGCTCTAGCAAAGCAAAACGCAGAGCAAAACGGCGTGAAAAATCTAGAATTTGCTAGGCTAAGCGCTGATGAGTTTGCCAAGGCTTTGCGCGCAGAGCGTGAGTTTAAGCGCTTAAAACACTTAGAGCTTAGTAGCTATGATTTTTCACATATTTTGGTTGACCCGCCCAGAGCAGGCTGTGATGAGAGCGTGCTAAATCTAATGATGGAATTCCAAAATATCATTTATATTTCATGTTCTCAGGCTAGTTTAAGGCGTGATTTAGATCTTTTAGTAAAAACGCATAAAATCACAGATTTTGCGCTCTTTGATCAGTTTGCGCATACTAATCACATTGAAAGCATTGTTTTACTAAAAAAAATAAAATTTTTAGCCTAG
- a CDS encoding SDR family NAD(P)-dependent oxidoreductase: protein MKIALITGASSGFGLSLAKMLDNAGFAVIACARRLEKLKELQAELKNPSLVYALDVRDKNAVFEVAKNLPKQWQNIEILVNNAGLALGQESFENASLEDFEIMIDTNIKGLLYTTKAFLPHLERGGIIFNLGSVAGAYPYPGSHVYGGTKAFVRLFSHTLRNDLKGKDIRVTTIAPGIAKTEFSEVRFKGDKARADAVYDGTKYLSANDVAKVICDIVALPKHVNINYLEVMPVSQSWAGFAFEGK from the coding sequence ATGAAAATCGCACTCATAACTGGGGCTAGTTCTGGCTTTGGGCTAAGCCTAGCAAAAATGCTTGATAACGCAGGATTTGCCGTAATCGCCTGTGCTAGAAGATTAGAAAAACTCAAAGAGCTTCAAGCTGAGCTTAAAAATCCAAGCTTAGTTTACGCCCTTGATGTGCGTGATAAAAATGCTGTGTTTGAGGTAGCAAAAAACCTACCTAAACAGTGGCAAAATATTGAAATTTTGGTAAATAACGCTGGGCTTGCCCTAGGGCAAGAAAGCTTTGAAAACGCTAGTTTAGAGGACTTTGAGATTATGATTGATACGAATATCAAAGGACTTCTTTATACCACAAAGGCGTTTTTACCGCACTTAGAGCGTGGCGGAATAATCTTTAATCTTGGCTCAGTGGCTGGGGCTTATCCATATCCTGGAAGTCATGTCTATGGCGGCACGAAGGCTTTTGTGCGGCTCTTTTCTCACACCTTGCGAAATGATCTAAAAGGCAAGGATATAAGAGTTACTACAATAGCCCCAGGTATCGCAAAGACTGAGTTTAGCGAAGTTAGATTTAAAGGCGATAAAGCTAGGGCTGATGCTGTGTATGATGGCACAAAATATCTAAGCGCAAATGATGTTGCTAAGGTAATCTGCGATATCGTAGCCCTACCAAAGCATGTAAATATAAACTACTTAGAGGTTATGCCAGTTTCACAAAGCTGGGCTGGATTTGCCTTTGAGGGCAAGTGA
- the tgt gene encoding tRNA guanosine(34) transglycosylase Tgt — translation MEFQINAKDGAARAGVIKTAHSEILTPVFMPVGTCGAVKSLDTDDINTLGAKIILANTYHMYLRPGSEVMKKMGGLHGFTGFKGSFLTDSGGFQAFSLSSNSKADENGIKFKSHIDGSTHFFTPTSVLDMEYALCSDIMMVLDDLVALPADIKRLSKAVDRTLKWAKISLEYHAQNSQNDEKIARQNLFAIIQGGTDKELRKHCASELTDMRAKNGRVFDGLAIGGLSVGESADDMYECVENTIPHTDESRPRYLMGVGTPENLIENIYRGVDMFDCVLPTRNARNGTLYTSFGKLSIKNARFASDESTLDPLCSCHTCKHYSRAFLHHLFRAKELTFYRLASLHNLHFYLNLMSEARAAIIQKRFDAFRAKFYSDRAGEF, via the coding sequence ATGGAATTTCAAATAAACGCAAAAGACGGCGCCGCAAGAGCTGGGGTTATCAAAACAGCTCATAGTGAGATTTTGACGCCTGTTTTCATGCCTGTTGGCACCTGTGGGGCGGTAAAAAGCCTTGATACAGATGACATTAACACGCTTGGCGCAAAGATAATCCTAGCAAACACCTACCACATGTATCTTCGCCCAGGCTCAGAGGTGATGAAAAAAATGGGCGGACTTCACGGCTTTACTGGCTTTAAGGGCTCGTTTTTAACAGATAGCGGCGGCTTTCAGGCCTTCTCGCTAAGTAGCAATTCAAAAGCAGATGAAAACGGCATAAAGTTTAAAAGCCACATTGATGGCAGCACTCACTTTTTTACCCCGACTTCTGTGCTAGACATGGAGTATGCTCTTTGTAGCGATATAATGATGGTCTTAGACGATCTAGTCGCCTTGCCAGCTGATATAAAAAGACTTAGCAAAGCAGTGGATCGCACACTAAAATGGGCAAAAATCAGCCTTGAATATCACGCCCAAAACTCGCAAAATGATGAAAAAATCGCTCGCCAAAATCTCTTTGCTATCATCCAAGGTGGCACAGACAAAGAGCTTCGCAAGCATTGCGCTAGCGAGTTAACTGATATGAGAGCTAAAAATGGCAGAGTCTTTGATGGGCTTGCTATCGGCGGACTTAGCGTGGGTGAGAGCGCTGATGATATGTATGAGTGCGTAGAAAACACTATCCCGCACACTGATGAGAGCCGTCCACGCTATCTTATGGGAGTTGGCACGCCTGAGAATTTAATAGAAAATATTTATCGTGGCGTGGATATGTTTGATTGCGTTTTGCCCACTCGCAACGCACGAAATGGCACGCTTTATACGAGCTTTGGCAAGCTTAGCATTAAAAACGCTCGTTTTGCTAGCGATGAGAGTACGCTTGATCCGCTTTGTTCTTGTCATACTTGCAAGCATTATAGCAGGGCGTTTTTACACCATTTATTTAGAGCAAAAGAGCTTACCTTTTACCGCCTAGCAAGCTTGCATAATTTACATTTTTATCTAAATCTTATGAGCGAGGCTAGAGCTGCGATTATACAAAAGCGCTTTGATGCTTTTAGAGCGAAGTTTTATAGCGATAGAGCAGGGGAATTTTAG
- the hypE gene encoding hydrogenase expression/formation protein HypE gives MKSVSLACGGGGAEMNVLINDVIFKCFDNEILRQSNDGALLDFGSKKLVFTTDSFVVNPIFFAGGDIGKIAACGSINDIAMMGAKPLYLSCALIIEEGFELANLERILCSLASVAKDAGLSVVCGDTKVVPKGACDGIFINTSAIGKLIDESLPASTKRLKSANSEKKIKILLSGDIGRHGAALLASRHGLQSLLSSDCAALNAVVESLYNAGIRPLAMRDATRGGLSAVLHEWARVRGGIEVCEEKVAVSAEVMGVCELLGFEAYELANEGTFVLAVSEDESQIALKVLKEFNLAAQIIGEFCADFKGVRLKNIYGSKRFLDEPKGELLPRIC, from the coding sequence ATAAAATCAGTATCCCTAGCCTGCGGTGGTGGCGGGGCAGAAATGAATGTGCTTATAAATGATGTGATTTTTAAGTGCTTTGATAATGAAATTTTGCGCCAAAGCAATGATGGGGCTTTGCTCGATTTTGGCTCTAAAAAGCTAGTTTTTACCACTGATAGCTTTGTGGTAAATCCTATATTTTTTGCTGGTGGCGATATCGGCAAAATCGCAGCTTGTGGCAGTATAAACGACATAGCTATGATGGGCGCAAAGCCTTTGTATCTAAGCTGTGCTTTAATCATCGAAGAAGGCTTTGAGCTTGCTAATTTAGAGCGTATTTTATGCTCTCTTGCTAGCGTGGCAAAAGACGCTGGGCTAAGCGTAGTATGTGGCGATACAAAGGTCGTGCCAAAGGGTGCTTGTGATGGTATTTTTATAAACACTAGTGCAATTGGCAAGCTAATAGATGAGAGCTTGCCAGCTAGCACAAAAAGGCTAAAATCAGCAAACTCTGAAAAAAAGATAAAAATTTTGCTAAGTGGCGATATAGGCAGGCACGGAGCAGCCTTGCTAGCTAGTAGGCATGGTTTGCAAAGCTTGCTTAGTAGCGACTGCGCTGCTCTAAATGCTGTGGTTGAAAGTCTTTATAACGCAGGCATTAGACCACTAGCGATGAGAGATGCGACTAGAGGCGGACTTAGTGCTGTTTTACATGAGTGGGCTAGGGTGCGTGGTGGCATAGAAGTGTGTGAAGAAAAAGTCGCTGTGAGTGCTGAGGTTATGGGGGTTTGCGAGTTACTTGGCTTTGAGGCGTATGAACTAGCAAATGAAGGCACTTTTGTGCTAGCTGTGAGCGAAGATGAGAGCCAAATTGCGCTAAAGGTACTAAAAGAGTTTAATTTAGCTGCGCAGATTATCGGTGAGTTTTGCGCTGATTTTAAGGGCGTTAGGCTAAAAAATATTTATGGCTCAAAAAGATTTTTAGATGAGCCAAAGGGCGAGTTACTGCCTAGAATTTGTTAA
- a CDS encoding HP0268 family nuclease, whose protein sequence is MELKLARTELKSKPKASISIDKIEQDLEKEGEKIYYFDRDNTHKQLISLVENFEKKGFSVYHRIVKYGLDENDYCYEVHIL, encoded by the coding sequence ATGGAGTTAAAACTAGCAAGAACTGAGCTTAAATCAAAGCCAAAAGCCAGCATTAGCATTGATAAAATCGAACAAGACCTAGAAAAAGAAGGTGAGAAAATCTACTATTTTGATAGGGATAACACCCATAAACAGCTAATTTCTTTGGTAGAAAACTTCGAGAAAAAGGGCTTTAGCGTATATCACCGCATAGTAAAATATGGACTTGACGAAAACGACTATTGCTACGAGGTACATATACTTTGA